A DNA window from Zingiber officinale cultivar Zhangliang chromosome 3A, Zo_v1.1, whole genome shotgun sequence contains the following coding sequences:
- the LOC122050618 gene encoding pentatricopeptide repeat-containing protein At2g41080-like — protein MACRNVMSFNILIGGLIHNGDINAARKLFDEMPERNLATWNAMIAGLAHFELDEEGLECFLRSRREGLRPDEFGLGSTLRCCARLKDAGFGRQNHAFVVINVFEQDMCVGSSLAHMYMRSGHLEEGERVLKGLPFLNVVSCNTVIAGRAQNGDPEGAFHHFILMKNVGLLPDHVTFVSIISACSDLAALAQGQQVHAQVIHVGVGSVTPVRSSLISMYSKCGCLEDSSTIFSESNASVLVLWSSMIAAYGFHGRGEEAIKLFNEMIGEATIIML, from the coding sequence ATGGCGTGCCGAAATGTCATGTCCTTCAACATCCTCATCGGCGGCCTCATCCACAACGGGGACATCAACGCTGCCCGCAAGCTGTTCGATGAAATGCCAGAGAGGAACCTCGCCACCTGGAACGCCATGATTGCCGGGCTGGCTCACTTCGAGCTCGACGAGGAGGGACTCGAGTGCTTCCTGAGGTCGAGGAGGGAGGGCCTGCGTCCCGATGAGTTTGGTTTGGGGAGCACCTTGCGATGCTGCGCCAGATTGAAGGATGCAGGTTTTGGTCGCCAAAACCATGCCTTCGTGGTTATCAATGTGTTTGAGCAGGACATGTGTGTTGGGAGCTCTCTAGCTCACATGTACATGAGAAGTGGTCATCTTGAAGAAGGAGAAAGGGTTCTGAAAGGATTGCCTTTCCTCAATGTGGTCTCTTGCAATACTGTGATTGCAGGAAGAGCACAAAATGGGGACCCTGAAGGGGCCTTCCACCATTTCATCCTCATGAAGAATGTCGGATTGTTGCCAGACCATGTAACCTTTGTTAGCATCATCAGTGCATGCTCTGACTTAGCTGCCTTAGCACAGGGGCAACAAGTGCATGCACAAGTCATCCATGTTGGAGTTGGTTCTGTCACCCCGGTGAGGAGTTCACTGATAAGCATGTATTCCAAGTGCGGTTGTTTGGAGGATTCAAGCACGATATTTTCTGAATCTAATGCATCAGTCCTTGTGCTTTGGAGCTCCATGATTGCAGCCTACGGTTTCCATGGACGTGGAGAGGAGGCTATCAAGCTGTTTAATGAGATGATCGGAGAAGCCACAATTATCATGTTGTAG